In the genome of Mesorhizobium sp. NBSH29, the window CGGGCCTCATCACCCACCGCATCAGCGTCGATGATTTCGAAAGCGGCTTTGAGGCCATGCGCAGCGGCAATTCCGGCAAGGTCGTGATGGACTGGTAGCGTCGCCCGAGTACCTTCTCAACGACTAATATTCCCAGATTGAATATGCTGCCGCACGGCCATTCAGGGTTGTGTTTGGAGAGTGGTTATCCCAATATGGTTCAATTTCTGCTTGCATAGTGTGCAGGGAACGTCTTCACGCGCTGAAGCTACTGGCGAGCCATTACACCAGAGCTTGAATTGAACATTTTCTGAGGGAGGAAACTCGATGACCGCTAGCACACCCATGCTGGTCACATTCATAATTTACCTCATCGCCATGCTGGCGATAGGCTTTGTCGCGTACGCGCGTACCAAAAACCTGTCCGATTATATTCTGGGCGGCCGCAGCCTTGGCAGTTTCGTCACCGCGTTGTCTGCCGGTGCGTCCGACATGAGCGGCTGGCTCCTGATGGGGCTTCCAGGCGCCGTGTACCTGTCCGGCCTGTCGGAAGGCTGGATCGCGCTTGGCCTCGTTGTCGGCGCCTATCTCAACTGGCTCTATGTTGCCGGCCGCCTGCGCGTGCAGACGGAGCACAATGGCAATTCGCTGACGCTGCCTGATTATTTCACCAGCCGGTTCGACGACGAAAGCCGCCTGCTGCGCATCTTTTCCGCTTTGGTCATTCTTGTGTTTTTCACCATTTATTGCGCTTCAGGCGTGGTCGCCGGCGCACGCTTGTTCGAAAGCACCTTTGGCCTGTCCTACACCAGCGCCATGTGGGCGGGCGCCGCAGCGACCATCTGCTACACGCTGATTGGTGGGTTCCTGGCGGCCAGCTGGACCGATACCGTTCAGGGCACGATGATGCTGTTTACGCTGATCCTCACGCCCATTGCGGTGATCCTCGCCACAGGTGGCGCCGACGCCACCTTCCTGGCCATCGAAACGGTCGATCCGGCTTATTTCGACGTCTTCAAGGGCGCGTCCTTTATTGGCGTCATCTCGCTGTTGGCCTGGGGCCTGGGGTATTTCGGCCAGCCCCATATCCTCGCCCGCTTCATGGCGGCGGAATCTGCCAAGGCCATCCCGGCCGCGCGCCGCATTTCCATGACATGGATGATCCTCACGCTGGTCGGCGCGGTGGCTGTCGGTTTCTTCGGCATCGCCTATTTCGCTGCCCACCCCGAAGTTGCTGGGCCGGTAACGGAAAATCCAGAGCGCGTTTTCATCGAGCTTGCTAAACTGCTGTTCAATCCCTGGATTGCAGGCATCTTGCTCTCCGCCATTCTGGCGGCGGTGATGAGCACGCTCAGCTCGCAGCTGCTGGTCTGCTCCAGCGCACTGACCGAGGATTTCTACAAGGCATTCCTGCGCAAGAATGCATCCGACAGCGAGTTGGTGTGGGTCGGTCGCGCCACGGTGCTGTTGGTCGCGCTCCTCGCCATCATGCTGGCGTCAGACCCCAACAACCGCGTGCTGGGCCTCGTCTCCTACGCGTGGGCCGGCTTTGGCGCTGCCTTCGGGCCGGTGGTGATTCTCTCGCTGGTCTGGAGCCGGATGACCCGCAACGGCGCACTCGCCGGTATGCTGGTCGGCGCCATCACTGTTGTCCTGTGGAAGAATTTCCTCGGCCACCTTGGCCTCTATGAAATCGTCCCGGGCTTCGTCTTTGCCACCATCGCCATCCTCGTCTTCAGCAGGATAGGCGAGGGACCTTCAGCCGACATGCTGAAGCGCTTCAACAAGGCGGAAAAAGAATATCAGTCCGTCTGATTTCCACCCTGCGGCAGCTGTTTCACAACGGTTGCCGCAGGCTACGTCTCAGTCGTGACGAAGCGCCAGCTCCAGATAGCTGGCGTCATAGACACAAGCTGGTGGGCGCGCGCGAGCCGCAGGGTCGTAATTTCATTGTGAACGCCTGCTGGCTCTCTATCGAAGCGGGCTGCCAGCGTGAGCGCCTGCTTTATTTTGACCGGTTAAAATGACCGGTTAAACGTATCTCTGTTCCTTGCGCTTTTCATTTGTCGATGTGGAAACATCCGTTTTCGCTCAGAGAAAAATTTTTCCTTTTCCATCCGCAATTTCGAAGATCGCCCCATTGTCGGAAAGCCCTTTGTGAGGCTATCGAGGCGGTTCCTGCATATTCGGGAACAGAGCATGCGCCGCCATATCAAAACTTTCACTGCCCGCCACGAACCCGTAGGCGCGCTTTCTTCGCATCTGAAGTCCGGTTCAGGCGCGATGATCGGCGTGTTGCTGGTGGGCGGTCTGGCATCGCTGACCGGTCTGCCGCTTCTCATTGCACCGCTTGGCGCCACTGCCGTGCTGCTCTTTGGCCAGCCCACCAGCCCGCTGTCGCAGCCGATGAACATTTTTGGTGGCTATCTGGTAGCTGCCCTTGTGGGAGCAGGCATCATGGCGCTGTTTCCATCAGTGTGGTGGGCAGCCGCACTGGCCGTGGGCGTCTCCATCGCGCTGATGCCCATGCTCAGGGTCACGCACCCGCCTGCTGGCGCTCTTCCATTAGTGGCGATGGCCTCGCCGTATCAGGGCTCGATGCTGTTTGAGGTCGTCCTGATCGGGTGCATCAGCCTTGTCTCGCTGGCGATACTGCATCATCGCATCCCGCCACGGATGGAATATCCCAGGCGCGTCGAATAACGTTACACCTAGCTTTTCGTCAGCACCGTCTCCAGTCCCTTCAACCCACTCTCCAGTTGCGTCCTTTCGCGCTGCGAGAGGCGCTCCAGCAAGGCACACTCATAGGCTTTGGCCAGCGGCACCAGTTCACGGTAAACGGCCATGCCGGCGCGGGTCAGCGTCAGCTTTTCGGCGCGGCGGTCTGCCGGGTCAGGCGTGCGGGTCAGCCAGCGCCGCCGTTCCAGTTCGGCCACCGCCCGGCTCACCTTGGTCTTGTGCATGGCCGATTGTTCGCCGATTGCTGTCGCCGTCATCGTGCCATGCTGGCCAAGCCCCGCCAGTGCGCGCCATTCGGGCCGGCTGAGCCCATGCCGGTCGCGGTAGATCTTTGAGAATTCGCGGCTGACAGCATCGGCCAGCCGGTTCAGCTGGTAGGGAAGAAACCCCTCCAGCGCCAGAACAGCTTCGTCCTCGACTGGTTTGTGCGTACTCAAGCTGTCTCTCTGGCGTTGATAGTTACATTCTCAATTGTTACAGTTGCAACCAATTGAGGTCAACAACGCTGCCATGGGAGCAACGCCATGAGCCACACATACATGCCCGGTTTCGGCAATGATTTTGAAACCGAAAGCTTGCCCGGCGCGCTGCCACAGGGGCAGAACTCGCCGCAGCGACCTGCCTACGGTCTTTATGCCGAGCAGCTTTCCGGTTCGCCCTTCACCGCCCCGCGTGGCACCAATGAGCGCTCATGGCTCTACCGCATCCGCCCCAGCGTCAAGCATCATGGGCGCTTTTCACCGCTGAACCTTTCGCAGTGGAAAACCGCGCCCGTGCAGGAAAATCATGATTTGCCACTCGGCCAGATGCGCTGGGACCCAATGCCTTTGCCAGTTACGCCAACAGATTTCATCACCGGCATGGCCACCATGACAACGGCTGGTGATTGCGCTGGCCAGTCGGGTATGGCCGCGCATCTCTATGTCGCCAATACGGACATGGTGGACGATCATTTTTTCAATGCCGATGGCGAATTGCTGGTTGTGCCGCAACAGGGTGGCCTGCGCTTCCTGACAGAAATGGGCATTATCGAAGTCCAGCCGGGCGAAATCTGCGTCCTGCCGCGCGGCCTCACCTTCCGTGTCGAGCTGATGGATGGCCCTGCACGCGGCTATGTCTGCGAAAATTATGGCGCAAAGCTCACGCTGCCCGATCGTGGTCCCATCGGCGCCAACTGTCTGGCCAACCCGCGTGATTTCAAAACACCCGTCGCATGGTTCGAAGACAGCGACCGCCCCTGCCGCCTCATCGTCAAATGGTGTGGCCGCTTTTATGACACCCGGCTTGAAGCGTCCCCACTGGATGTTGTGGCGTGGCACGGCAATTACGCGCCTTATAAATATGATCTTTCAACCTTCTCGCCCGTTGGCGCGATATTGTTTGATCACCCAGACCCATCCATCTTCACCGTTCTCACGGCTCCCAGTGGCGAGGAGGGGACAGCCAATATTGATTTCGTCATCTTCCCGCCGCGCTGGAATGTTGCTGAAAACACGTTCCGCCCCCCCTGGTATCACCGCAACATCATGTCGGAATTCATGGGGCTTATCCGCGGTCAATATGATGCCAAGGAAAAGGGTTTCGTGCCCGGCGGCGTCAGCTTGCACAATATGATGCTGGCACATGGGCCGGATGCAGAGGGTTATCAGAAAGCCAGCACGGTCGAGCTGAAGCCGCAAAGGCTTGAAAACACCATGGCCTTCATGTTCGAGACCCGCTTCCCGCAGATGCTGACCAGCTTTGCCGCGCAGGCGCCCTTCCGTCAGGATGATTACATCGACTGCTGGACCGACCTGAAAAAGCGCTTCAACGGCACGCCGGAGGGCGACTGGAGCTGATCGCCCACACCTAAACTGGCGCCGCGTCTTGACGGGCGCGCCTGATAAGCTTGTTGTGTCCATGTCGAAATACGGCACGGGGAGGAATGAAAATATGAAACTAGCCACACTCAAGAACGGCACGCGCGATGGCAAACTGGTCGTCGTCTCCAATGACCTGACACGCTGCACCGACGCATCCTTTCTGGCATCGACACTACAGGCCGCTCTTGATGACTGGGCGCGCGTTGCGCCGCATCTGGCAGCCCTTGCTGAAAGCCTCAATCATGGTTCGGTGCCCGCCGAGCGCTTCCATGAGCATGACGCCATGTCGCCGTTGCCACGCGCCTATCAGTGGGCCGATGGTTCAGCCTACGTCAATCACGTCGAACTGGTGCGCAAGGCGCGCGGTGCCGAAATGCCGGCCAGCTTCTGGGAAGATCCGCTGATGTATCAGGGCGGCTCCGACACGTTTCTTGGGCCGCGTGATCCTATCCGCATGGCCGATGAAGCCTATGGCATCGACATGGAAGGCGAGGTTGCCGTGATTGTGGATGATGTGCCAATGGGTGCCACGCGCGAACAGGCGCAAGCAGCCATTCGCCTTGTCATGCTGGTCAATGATGTGTCGCTGCGCGGGCTTATCCCGGCTGAACTCGGCAAGGGTTTTGGCTTCTTCCAGTCAAAGCCATCCTCGGCCTTTTCACCCGTCGCCGTCACGCCTGAAGAGCTTGGCGCGGCATGGGATGGTGGCAAGCTTTCGCTGCCGCTCTCGGTTGATCTCAATGGAAAACCCTTTGGCCGCGCTGAAGCCGGCGTGGACATGACCTTCGATTTTCCGACCCTGATTGCCCATGCCGCCAAAACCCGCGCGCTTGGCGCCGGCACCGTCATCGGCTCGGGCACCGTGTCCAACAAGCTGGATGGCGGCCCCGGCAAGCCGGTATCTGAGGGCGGCGTCGGCTATTCCTGCATCGCCGAAATCCGCATGATCGAAACCATCGCCGACGGCGCACCCAAAACCCCCTTCATGAAATTCGGTGACACCGTCCGCATCGAAATGAAAGACAAGTCGGGCCATTCCATTTTCGGCGCAGTCGAGCAGACGGTCGAAAAATACGAAAACGGAAAAGCAGCATAATGGCTAAAGCATTCGCCTCCGCCGGCGACCTTTCGGAAAAGAAGATATCCTTCACCGAAGTTGGCCGCGATCTCTGGGCATTCACCGCCGAAGGTGACCCCAATACAGGGGTCATCATCGGTGATGACAGTGTCATGGTGGTGGATGCACAGGCCACGCCGCGCCTTGCCGGTCAGGTGATGGAAAAGATCCGCACCGTCACCGACAAGCCGGTCAAATATGTGGTGCTCACCCATTATCACGCCGTGCGTGTGCTGGGCGCATCGGCCTATGGCGCGTCTGAAATCATCATGTCGCAAAAGGCCCGCTCCATGGTGGTCGAACGCGGGCAGGAGGATTGGGATTCAGAATTCCAGCGTTTTCCGCGCCTCTTTCAAGGCCATGAATCCATCCCCGGCCTGACATGGCCAACGCTCACCTTCGATGATCGCATGACGCTTTATCTTGGCAAGCGCCGGGTTGACCTGTCCTTCCTTGGCCGCGCCCACACGGCGGGCGATATCGTTGCCCATGTGCCAGATGAGAACGTCATGTTCACCGGCGACATCGTCGAATATCACTCCGCCTGCTATTGCGGCGACGGGCATTTCAACGATTGGGCTGGAACGCTCGCCGCCGTCAAAGCCTATGATCTGGCGGCCATCGCGCCCGGTCGCGGCGATGCGCTGGTCGGCTCGAAAATGGTCAATGCAGCACTCGCCAATACGGCAGATTTCGTCCGTTCCACCTACCGCCCGGTCGCACGTGTCGCGCAGGGCGGCGGCACGCTCAAACAGGCATGGGATGCCTGCCGCGCAGAGTGCGATCCCAAATTCTCAGACTACGCCATCTATGAACATTGCCTGCCCTTCAATGTCGCCCGCGCCTATGATGAAGCGCTCGGCATAGACACCCCACGCATCTGGACCGCCGAACGCGACCGCCAGATGTGGGATGCCTTGCAGGGTTAGAGATTGACGAAGGGGGAAATGACCATTGGATCTGCTTGCCCATAATCGTGCCATGGCCCGCAACAACCGCTGGTCAAACGACCGGCTTTTTGCGGCGCTGACCAAGCTTCAGCCCGGCGAGTTCGAGGCCCCGCGTGTGTCGTTCTTCCCCTCCATTGCGCAAACGCTGAACCATCTTCTGGCGGTCGACCATCTCAATTTGGATTTTCTGGAAGAGGGACCGCTGGGTGCCAGCGCCTATGATCGGTTTCAGCCCTTCAGGGATGTCGCGGCACTGGCCGCCGCTCAAGCCGCTGCCGACCAGCGCCTGCTCGCCTTTTGCGACGCACTTACAGCTACCGATCTGCCCCGCCGCGTCGCTACCGACCGCCGCGAAGATGGCAGCATCCCCGAACGCATCGGTGATCTTCTGGCGCATCTGTTCATCCACCAGACCCACCATCGCGGCCAGGCCCACGCCATGCTGTCGGGCACGTCCGTCAAACCGCCGCAGCTCGACGAATTCTTTCTCGACTACGATCTCGCGTTCCGCCGCGACGAAGTCGAGCGTCTGGGCCTGTGAAATGGAAGCCTCACACACAGACCACATCATAGCGCGCAAACGCCGGGTCAGCGGTCACGATTGTCAGCCCCTCGATCTGCGCCTGTGCGATGAGCAGGCGGTCAAACGGGTCGCGGTGATGCAGCGGCAGCGCGCTGGTGTGCATGGCATGCTGCGGCAGGATGGGCAAAATTTCCACGTCGCTGTCCTCGATAATGGAAAGCAGCCGGGGTGGCACGGTCAGCTTGCCAAGCGAGACCTTTATCGAGATCTCCCAAAGGCTGGCAACGCTCACAAATTTCGGCGCGTCGCCGCTCATCAAAGCGGCATGGCTGGCCGACAATCTGCTGTCAGCCGAAAGATCCCAGAGCAGAATATGCGTGTCGATCAGGTAGCGCGTGCTCACCGTGTATATTCATCCCATTCCGTCCCCAGCGCATCGAAATCAGGTGCGATTTTGATTTCTCCCTTGAGCGCGCCATGCAGCTTCTTGCGCGGCTTGCTATCGGCGCTGGGCGTAAGCTCGGCCACCGGCCTGCCATGGCGGGTCAGCACAATGCGCTCCCCCGCTTCCGCACGCCGCACAAGATCAGCGAAGCGCGCCTTGGCGTCCGCAATCGATATCGTTTCCGGGTCTTTCTCGAACGAAGCTGGCGCGGTCATCAGATATGGTCCTTATGACCATAAAGTAGGTCATAATTGCGATCAGAGCAAGCTCTGATGCCCCTCCAAATGTCCGCGCACCGTTGCATCACAACAACGTTCAACCTTCCCTCAAGCATTGCCTTCAAGGATCAGCCGCAGCGTCTCGCGGAAGCGGTCAGCGCCGTGCTCGTCGCTCAGGCGTCGGTGTGCCGCGTCGCGTACGGTGCTCCAGAGAGCCTTATCCTGATGAAGCGAAATCGCCGATTGGGCGAATGCCTCAGGCGCGTCGTCAGCCAGCATCTCCGCACCGGGGGTAAAACCCAATTGGCGCGCCATCAGATGGCTGCCCACGCAAGGCAGCCCCGCCGCCGCGGCTTCGATGATCTTGGTCGGGATCCCGGCGGCGTAGCGGACAGGCGCGATGAACACGCGGTTGCTGTCATAATACTCTGTCAAATCCTCAGCCGGCCCGTTGATCCGCACGCCCGGAAGTTCAAACTCCTGATGCTCGGCATGGATGTTGCCGACAATTGTCAAAGTGGCGTCCGGCAGCGCCT includes:
- a CDS encoding DinB family protein, with product MDLLAHNRAMARNNRWSNDRLFAALTKLQPGEFEAPRVSFFPSIAQTLNHLLAVDHLNLDFLEEGPLGASAYDRFQPFRDVAALAAAQAAADQRLLAFCDALTATDLPRRVATDRREDGSIPERIGDLLAHLFIHQTHHRGQAHAMLSGTSVKPPQLDEFFLDYDLAFRRDEVERLGL
- the hmgA gene encoding homogentisate 1,2-dioxygenase, with product MSHTYMPGFGNDFETESLPGALPQGQNSPQRPAYGLYAEQLSGSPFTAPRGTNERSWLYRIRPSVKHHGRFSPLNLSQWKTAPVQENHDLPLGQMRWDPMPLPVTPTDFITGMATMTTAGDCAGQSGMAAHLYVANTDMVDDHFFNADGELLVVPQQGGLRFLTEMGIIEVQPGEICVLPRGLTFRVELMDGPARGYVCENYGAKLTLPDRGPIGANCLANPRDFKTPVAWFEDSDRPCRLIVKWCGRFYDTRLEASPLDVVAWHGNYAPYKYDLSTFSPVGAILFDHPDPSIFTVLTAPSGEEGTANIDFVIFPPRWNVAENTFRPPWYHRNIMSEFMGLIRGQYDAKEKGFVPGGVSLHNMMLAHGPDAEGYQKASTVELKPQRLENTMAFMFETRFPQMLTSFAAQAPFRQDDYIDCWTDLKKRFNGTPEGDWS
- a CDS encoding MarR family winged helix-turn-helix transcriptional regulator, encoding MSTHKPVEDEAVLALEGFLPYQLNRLADAVSREFSKIYRDRHGLSRPEWRALAGLGQHGTMTATAIGEQSAMHKTKVSRAVAELERRRWLTRTPDPADRRAEKLTLTRAGMAVYRELVPLAKAYECALLERLSQRERTQLESGLKGLETVLTKS
- a CDS encoding type II toxin-antitoxin system Phd/YefM family antitoxin; the encoded protein is MTAPASFEKDPETISIADAKARFADLVRRAEAGERIVLTRHGRPVAELTPSADSKPRKKLHGALKGEIKIAPDFDALGTEWDEYTR
- a CDS encoding fumarylacetoacetate hydrolase family protein gives rise to the protein MKLATLKNGTRDGKLVVVSNDLTRCTDASFLASTLQAALDDWARVAPHLAALAESLNHGSVPAERFHEHDAMSPLPRAYQWADGSAYVNHVELVRKARGAEMPASFWEDPLMYQGGSDTFLGPRDPIRMADEAYGIDMEGEVAVIVDDVPMGATREQAQAAIRLVMLVNDVSLRGLIPAELGKGFGFFQSKPSSAFSPVAVTPEELGAAWDGGKLSLPLSVDLNGKPFGRAEAGVDMTFDFPTLIAHAAKTRALGAGTVIGSGTVSNKLDGGPGKPVSEGGVGYSCIAEIRMIETIADGAPKTPFMKFGDTVRIEMKDKSGHSIFGAVEQTVEKYENGKAA
- a CDS encoding type II toxin-antitoxin system VapC family toxin, with the translated sequence MSTRYLIDTHILLWDLSADSRLSASHAALMSGDAPKFVSVASLWEISIKVSLGKLTVPPRLLSIIEDSDVEILPILPQHAMHTSALPLHHRDPFDRLLIAQAQIEGLTIVTADPAFARYDVVCV
- the putP gene encoding sodium/proline symporter PutP, which translates into the protein MTASTPMLVTFIIYLIAMLAIGFVAYARTKNLSDYILGGRSLGSFVTALSAGASDMSGWLLMGLPGAVYLSGLSEGWIALGLVVGAYLNWLYVAGRLRVQTEHNGNSLTLPDYFTSRFDDESRLLRIFSALVILVFFTIYCASGVVAGARLFESTFGLSYTSAMWAGAAATICYTLIGGFLAASWTDTVQGTMMLFTLILTPIAVILATGGADATFLAIETVDPAYFDVFKGASFIGVISLLAWGLGYFGQPHILARFMAAESAKAIPAARRISMTWMILTLVGAVAVGFFGIAYFAAHPEVAGPVTENPERVFIELAKLLFNPWIAGILLSAILAAVMSTLSSQLLVCSSALTEDFYKAFLRKNASDSELVWVGRATVLLVALLAIMLASDPNNRVLGLVSYAWAGFGAAFGPVVILSLVWSRMTRNGALAGMLVGAITVVLWKNFLGHLGLYEIVPGFVFATIAILVFSRIGEGPSADMLKRFNKAEKEYQSV
- a CDS encoding MBL fold metallo-hydrolase, whose product is MAKAFASAGDLSEKKISFTEVGRDLWAFTAEGDPNTGVIIGDDSVMVVDAQATPRLAGQVMEKIRTVTDKPVKYVVLTHYHAVRVLGASAYGASEIIMSQKARSMVVERGQEDWDSEFQRFPRLFQGHESIPGLTWPTLTFDDRMTLYLGKRRVDLSFLGRAHTAGDIVAHVPDENVMFTGDIVEYHSACYCGDGHFNDWAGTLAAVKAYDLAAIAPGRGDALVGSKMVNAALANTADFVRSTYRPVARVAQGGGTLKQAWDACRAECDPKFSDYAIYEHCLPFNVARAYDEALGIDTPRIWTAERDRQMWDALQG
- a CDS encoding HPP family protein; this translates as MRRHIKTFTARHEPVGALSSHLKSGSGAMIGVLLVGGLASLTGLPLLIAPLGATAVLLFGQPTSPLSQPMNIFGGYLVAALVGAGIMALFPSVWWAAALAVGVSIALMPMLRVTHPPAGALPLVAMASPYQGSMLFEVVLIGCISLVSLAILHHRIPPRMEYPRRVE